The Manduca sexta isolate Smith_Timp_Sample1 chromosome 15, JHU_Msex_v1.0, whole genome shotgun sequence genome includes the window TCTCTTCAGAGAACAGAATATATACATATTGGATCTACTGAGggcaaattacttttattattcttattttacgtATGAACCATAGCTttagtaaaatacttttttatatgtagTGATTccctaaatatattaaacacctTTCATGCTATTGCTGAAACAAGCAAaacttgatataaaataaaaatgaatgctCAAATACAAATCCatatctacaaataaaaatgtagtagaAAAATGAAAATCATCAGACGTTTTAATAAGATCAAACATAAGCCAATATGTGACCATAATCATTTCAGTATTACAAATCAACACAATAATGTTCAATAGTTTAttactgaatatttttaatatgttatgaatattataaatataaaagtttatgaTATGTATggatatttatatgtttgttaaacatgaaacaactgaatggatttggataaatTTTGGCACATGCATAAACTAAGTCCTGGATTAACCCATAGACTACTTTGTAACATAGTATTTTGCCCCacatgaaataaaagaaaatttaaaacagaaatttgATATTGATAGCACTGGCGTGATAAAGTGTTTTAGTGACTTTTgaagcgggaaaggcttttcacatgAATGAAGCTGCAAATAGTTGctcatatctaaaaataaatgattaattttgGCAATGTGTATTACAATACGGTAACAGTTCTTTTAATGGGGCAATAGTACAGGGCAAAAGTTATATACAATACATATTCTTAtgcaaaaaatcaataacataaatcatttcttaacttcatattaaaatatgcaatCCTTAAATTTGTACCTTTAGGTACCTATTGTGTAAGATAGGATGCAATCATTTAGTAaagtataaacaatattgttttactaTACAAACACTGGCTTCAGGCAATAGTACTAAATTGAGAATTATTAGAGCAAATGCAGCTAATAACAACCTCAAATAGAGTCCAATTAGTATGTTTTCTATACCTAACCTGCAAATTgttattgagatattttttacatgtcTAAGTAAGTCATTTTACCAGcaattatcaaaacaataactgtaattttcatttattaaatcacACAAGTAAATTCAATGACATCACAATTAAAATTGAACTTGAATAAATTTTCCCATGTGTCATGAACATCTgtcattgtttacatttaaaaatacccaAATATTTTTGGCAGACAAGAGTATTATGAAAACAGAACTCACCGTTTATGGACCAGATGTGTGAGGGCAGGGAGTGTGCCGCGTACACCCTGCCGAGCGCCAGCGACGGCCCCGGGACCGGCCCGGTCTCTTCGTTGGAGCTGGAGTCTGTGTCGGGACTCGCCGCCGCCGATGCCTCGTAGCTCTGCGAGTTCGGAGGGATGGCTATGGCCTCATGCGAAGCGTGCAGGTCCGGCACCGACGACAAAGACCTCGCTCGCTGTCTGTCGTTCGATATCTGTATGCCTGGTATCGCACGCAGGAGGCTAAACCCGGCGCCGCCGGACACCACGTCCGAGCTGGAGCTCGTCGAGAATGTCCTCGCGCGAGGACTCTGGCCCCCGTTCGCGGTGCTCGCCTTTGCGCCCATAGCGACTCCGTTACGCAAAACTCGAAGTTGTCATACACAGGATTTGTTGATCACGAGCACACGCGCGATACGACCAACGCACCGGCCGAACACATCGTACGGAACGCGGAAACAAACACGGTAGCCGAGATAACAAACACTTACAAAAGACAAACAACAGAAATGTCGCGGAATTGTAAACAGCCTTTGCATGTGCCCTCCTGCAAAATTTTGACAGAATactttttcaatatatatttttaatgattttgcaTGGTTGAGAGTATGAGACTTTTGAGATCACTAAATAATCACTTGGTTTTCAAGCGCTATTTCCGAGCTATTACAatcaatttacttttatttatttatttattagcactgccacattgtacatatttttaataacatatttttaatactttgtatCATTGAATCGTGCAGAATTATTTTATCCtactaatgttatattttataaattgtaatggctaacagtaaaataaaagtggTTACTATTTTAGTGTTCGCTTCTTCTTTACTTACTTTCATTTAACTtctttgtgataaataaagctaatctctaaatttatctttatgcttagaattttgagagtggagatttaaagtaagtaagtaagtaagcaGTAAAGTAGGTAATGAACAAAAGTAAGTCTTTCAGAAATAATTGCCTGGCGCCGATCTCGGGACATAAACGTTTAAAGAGAAATAATTATTCATGGGTTAAGTAATCGCTgtttaaatcttttttaataaaatatttacaaaataataatatttcaagagAGATGACGCTACGTAcggtaatattatgtactacattgTATTTTTGAGTATCTACTTTGTTTCAAGCAACGTCATCTGTCAAGTGTCATTGTCAAATTTGTCATACAGGTGTTTTATGAGGTGTTTGCTGTGTTGTGAATCAAattcgataaaatatttataaaataattacttttatatccaATTATTCCTTAATACCTAAGTCATCATGAACAATCCAGCGATGAATTCAGCAACTGTGAGTTAATTgctaagtttattttaatgagcaTCGTCAATTGTgtttagtaaagaaaataatacaataaatgcctttaaatttatttttgcaatatgttaACAATACTTATCCTTGTCAGctgatttattaatatcagtgatcattaaatataatttctaatatattttgcgCCAATTGTCCATTTTTTGCgcccataataattttatattactactaGTTACACCCATATTTGATCATAAGATTGTTATCGTACACTGAAAACACATTAAATGCAGCATGTTTTGATTAACTATCTTAATAGTTTCATtagaaattattacttatagcttttttattaaGAAAGGAATGCAGGACGGGGTTTGAATGTCACAGCAATCTATGGGATGTGAAAAGGAATCTGTTGACTTGTTATGGATATGGTACAATGTATGAATGTCGTAGTGCGAGAGGTAAATATGTAAGTTATTGGATAAAGAAGGGAGGAATACTAAAGGaaatataaataggttttatatcagaatttataaaaaaaaaaggaagtaGACAAAGATATGATGGCTGTATGAAATGTGTGAAGGCATGCTGTTTCTAAATAAATCCAGACAATAGCAGTATGATTAATAgcttattatgttttgttataacaatattttaattataattggctCCATCCATCCTAGAAGTATTGCTTTGCACGGCTTGGCCTGAAGTAGTTGTGTTCCTTCCGCTACTTACAGCCCGGTGTGCCGCAGGTGCCTCTACTGGATGACGACACCGTAGCCTTCGGTGAAGAGGACAATGCTAACAAACAGTTTGTGTAAGTTGCACATAGTAGAATTTACTGTGTTATATTTTCTGAGAGCTTAgtatatttatgtgtattttactTGTtgcgaatgaaaatatttttatacaagacTGACAATTGATCATGCAGATTTTGTTTTATGGTAAATGGTGATCACTACTTACAAAATATGATATtgatatatcatatttatttcacagtaatatatttttaaatgattttaaaagtaGCAATCTTCAGGAATATATTTCAAGTATTATAAGTACTTTCTAATGACTTTTCCAGGCATCCATACATAGTATTCTTCCACATGGTGTTTCGTTGTGCAGCGCTCGTCGTGTATGTGCTGTGTAACTGGTTCTCTGACTCCTTCATTGCAAGCTTTGTGCTGATTGTACTATTACTCTCGGCTGATTTCTGGACTGTCAAGAATATAAgtggtatgtatttttttggaaataattcACATTTTTATTGGCTTATGTTGCTATTGTTATTGCCAATACTATTGATACTATTCATTGATTTCATCTATCGACCCATAACCAATTATTACATTCCTTCTTTCTGAATATGTTAActctataaaacataaaattttaaaagtaagtgcatgatttatatattggacaatagttttaaaaagtgttgtttttttatatttcaggaaGATTGCTGGTTGGTTTGCGATGGTGGAACTATGTAGATGACAATGGAAAATCACATTGGGTGTTTGAATCCAGAcaggtacatttttttatatacaaattacgGAAACTTCAAAATATCCATTTtgtctaataaaaactttaatatatttcttatgatataatttaactacaaataataataagaaaagaaaGTCACAAGAAAGTTATCAATCACAAGATTTTAAACCCAGTCAAATGTTAATGCTATGTGCTTCGATGTTCGGTCAGGCATTGtgcttatatttataatcatttatgttTGCTATTTGTTACAGAACCGCATAAACCCGAATGAGAGCCGTCTGTTCTGGATGGGGCTGATCCTCTGTCCATTGATATGGACCATGTTCTTCATTATCTGTCTGTTTGCATTCAATTTCAAATGGATGGTAAGAAGTGCTACtctatattatcgattttattatatagtatttgtGTAGACCCAATTATTTAGAAGTTAAATACAACatttatgattaaaatgttCCACTGCATGCACCAATCGTGACTGCTTTGCAAACTAATATACATAATCTTTCTTTTATGTAGGTCATGGAACAAAATAGATTAATTAACAAGTACATTATTACTTTACTTAAAAGTAAATACCGCCATAATCAGTTAATTAGGACATGTTACATGTATcaaacaaagaaattaattcaGCAAAGATTATAACAATATGTTTATACTGAATATTTTGgttaatttaacaaatttattaccGAAGCTATAATCTTGTgcgtaattaaagtttattataattacattaaccTACATTGTAACTGTAAGTCTTCATAAATGTGAATTATACCGGGATCCGATAATTCTAATgacctatataaaatatagtacgAAAGAAGTTGATTGGGAATCTAAAATGCCCAAATTTTCTTACTCAGTCTAAACAAGTTCAAAAGCgggattttatattttcgtgtCATTTTAAAATGCTTGACTTGAAATCTTATTCTTAAGACTCTGTTTCAAGATCATGACTGAATACCCCTGCTATCATCAGCTCTTGTGTGTATAATGCGTATACCATATGAGCAATCTCAAAGATGGCTTTTGATCTTTTCCTCCTAGCAGCTGTGCCTACGCCTTGAAACATGTAAGCTCACAATCTAACCCAGAATACTCTCAATTACAGCTGGTAGTGCTCATCGCACTCACCCTGACAGGCGCGAACCTCTACGGCTACATAAAGTGCAAGTTCGGCGCCAAGGAGAGCATCAAGTCAGCCACCACGGAGTTTGTCAAGAAACAAATCTTCCAAAACGCGCCAGCATTTATGTTCTCACAGCCCACGCCGCCCACCACGAATAATACCGGTGTTATATAATATTCCTGTGTAACTTCTTACAAATTTGACTTTATTTGTCAAATTTTGGTAGAGTTTCTTTTACCAACAAAGTTTGACATTAGGTAATCGACCAGGTAATAAAACCACGGCTCAGTAATTACATTAATCTTTAGGGTGTCCCTATCAAAATTGAGTGAATCTGAGTCACTCAGCTCAGTGGAGCAAAAATGTGTTTCTTGTGAAATTATAACTGCACTACTGTTAAAAGAGGTAAATCTCTGGAACTTGTGTACTTGTCCTAAAATTCTTTCACTTATAAAAAGCTACACTACTTTAAGTAATGTAGGCTACATTCAATTTCGATGTGGTTACTTacttctattccgggaaaagtCACGCGGATAGAAATCCGAATGAAAACtggatgtttaatattttttctagctCCTCTATATTTACTACAGCAGTGTAATTACTTTGCCGTCACATAACATACCTTAttagtaatgtaaataaaatataatagattatTTATGTGTGCTGTAATTGACATTCCTAAATTCGTGTGTGATTCCATTAAAAGTTTTTCGCAGCTTATAAAGAGTCTAGTTTTAGAAATGTCTTTGTGAAATAAATCGATATCTTGGGTATTACACGTAACGTGTTTCCGCGCTCGACTCCATGGTATATTCGAGACTAAAGTAAATTTCATCACACGaaacttataataaactaaacacttaaaagttctatagACATATTATGTAAGCTGTCCATTGTATGTCttacgaataaattattttaaataaacatataaattgtataaaattatcacaGAAAAGTAGTTATTACGAAAATAAAGAAGTATgtctaaaaatgattttaataaaatgaatacaggTCGAAATGGGAAAGGTAGAGatgtgaaactattttttttctgaggAGCAAAGCGGAGATAaggatagtttttttatttgtagctgGTGGAAGGATTATAGTATCGACCCGGAAATCTATCAACGTATATaagatgtaaaacccgccaGAGTGGCCCACGttaatgtgtcgcgttccgagatcaatctgtgtatatccggctggCAAAATTGTGTTGTCTGGCGAGGGATCAGATACGATAGGATCACTTTAGCATGGTTGCCTAAAAAAAGGTTGATCTATCCTATACGTAGCATCTCTTGCGTCTGCGCTCCGCTTCAGGAAACGACCCGCATGCTAATCGACGTTTCTTCgtattatttgtgtatatgttaaaataaatgtaaattatcttAATTGTCTTTTATTTAAGGGTTTGCTTTTTGGTGTTTTCTGTATCTTATAAAAGGTTTTCAACAATATCATTTACgcaacatataaaaatatttaaacagtcGAAACATAGTCCCGAATTCTGAATCCATATTATCTATCCAATACATagacttttaacaaatatttctatCACACACTACCTACTTAACTTGTACCACAAGCAAACATGAAGTTTCGTAGTTTGGTAAATAACTGTCCCAAGAAATTATACAGTTTTTTTGCAGAAATGATTTCGTATCCCCATGTCCACTGAATTTTCAATTCTTAGAACCGAAGCTGTCTAGTGCGTATTGTTTCAACACAATATAGACAGCATAGTGAATTACTTGTTTAGCAACTTTGTCTACGCTCTTATctaagattaaaattttaaagacgGTTAAATTCTTTAAGAGTATTCGCTTTATCTGGCAAATACCTCAGACACTGATAATAACATTACCGAATATAATTAAGCATTACCTACATGTTGCACTTCAGATGTTGTCTGCAGAATTGATTCTATATAGAACATTACCTACTACTTAAGTTAGTACTTACTTACAAGGCATCGCTGCTCCATAAGCTCCTATACAACTTTACGGGTGGTTTTACGTAGCTGGCTATCGagcatttactttttttattattctatgtttttagggacaatttattatcattagaaaagatatttttcgtacaatttattacattacgtttatttattttaaaaataaaagaagcaaAAGATATGCTCCAGGTGAGGCTCGAACTCACAACCCCGGCATTACTCACACGTACACTGTCTTATAAGTACCGTGCGCTAACCAATTGCGCCACTGGAGCTGTGAATGGTGATGCGAAAATACAATAGCTGTTCTATTGTGCtgtaaaaatcaaataacatactttttttttataagaatacaTCAAGGGCCACATCACTCAGGTTTCGaatacattgttatttaattttaaattttagtatactaatgtgtgtgtaatttaaatatatttttcgtcaATTTGTTCAAACGACATAGTGATTAGTGATAATATGATATACAATTTGACAGCCGTAGTAATAGAACAGCACAGAAAATACGTAAACAAAATGGAAACGTCACCTTACTTTGTTGTGATTAATTGAATTGGATATTTCTCATAACAATCGCCTTTTAGATCTAATCAAAACCCATTAATGTTCGGTGTGTGTTGTGCTAAGTGCGATTTCGTGTCTAATGCGTCGTCAACATGAATTGGTTCGATACTTCGGGTCTGACGAGTCTCGCTAAGACTGCTTTGAAAGAAGCACAGAAAACTATCGACAAAGCGCTGGATATCCAGGACGAGAGCGGCGACGAGGAGGAGGAGGTCGTTCCAGCACAAAGTGAGCCGAAAAAGGCTGTGACGACCGCTAACACTCCTCAGAAAGACAGTGATTTCTTTGCATCCTGGGGCCTGACGGTCAGCGCTGAAAGTAAAGACGGAGCTGTCAAGGAGCAGCCCGTGGTCACCGAAAGCCCTTCCAAATCTAATTCGCAAAGTCTGTGGGGCTCATTCGCCGGCTCCTTCTTCGAACAATCGCGACAGGATGACGCTATAGTACGACCTCCGAAAGCTAAGTCTATGAATGTAATTTCTGACGCTAAATACGGCAGTCAGGATGATTTGTTCTCAAAGAGTCAATTGGTTATGTCAGACACAGATGCTGGCGAGTTCAAAGTTAAAAAAGATGACCCAAAAGTTGATGAAAGGAGAGGGTCATCTCGATCCAATGTTCTGTCTCTGATGTCGAGTAGAAATAGTTCAGATTCTGTAGAAGTATTATCACATAGCCTTAAAACAACACCAGATTCTGAAGCGTCTGTGCATTCCCTGTCAAGTAGTAGCACTGGGCAAAAAGCAAATTCAGAATCGGTGGAAATATTACCTGACAGTTTGATTAGCCcaagttcaatagaatgtcttGGTTTTGACAGTTATTGCAGTGACAAGAACAGCAGTGTGTCATCTAATATGTCTCCTGATGTGAGTGATAAAAAATCTACTCCAATAGGAGACAGAACTGAGAAAGCTGAGACCGGTGACAGTGTCAGCCTGgttgctgatgatgatgaagatacAATATCATACAATTCAATCTCGGAATGTACAGCACCCACAGTTTTGGACACAGATGATAAACCTATCAGTCCGTTTTTGAAGAAAGAACATAAGAAAATTACAGAGAAAGAATACTTAAATTTAGAACAGACAGTGCTACAGCAGAAGATGCATATCAGTGAGAACTCTTCAAATGATGGCTCCTGGTCTGATCGCACACTTAATGCCGACAATGACAGCATTAATCTTGAAAATGTAGAAGAGCAGAAAAAAGAAGAGCATGAAGATGTCCTAATAGAGAAATTAAGTGACTCATCCTCTTTTTACAATGTTAATGTGTCAGCAGACATGACCAGGTCTGAGAGCTTCATTAATGTTGAGAAGCAGCAGTGTAGTGCATCACACAGCAGTGGCTCATCACAGAAAGACAGCAGCATCAAAGAAAGGACATCACCAAACAGTTCTGACAGCAAAAGTGATTTAATCAAAGTTGGTTCAGACCGCACTTCAGGCCATACTTCTGGAGATGAGCTTGAAACTGCTACATCTTCAGACATAGAGATAATACCAAGTCCAAATGGTGATAATGGATTCAGGAACAGTCCAGCTAAATATGCATTTAAACAAGGCAAGTTCGATGGAACTACATCTCCTAACCTTGTCGATTTAGTTTTAGGGAAATCTTTAGCAACCAAAATAAGGGGACATAACCGAGAGCTGTCTGAAGCATCTGTGCAAAGCAATACTAGTGATGAGAGCCAGGGTTCTGAAAATGACAGGCTATTGAGGAGACTATGTGAAATGGCAGAGGTTCTAGAGGCCAGGGAGAACAGACTCTTGGAGGTCAACAGGAGTAATGCGGAGCTAGTTGAATGCAATGTCAATTTAAAGAACCAAGTGGAGACATTGATGGCCAAGCATGAGGGAGGGGATATCAACACTATTACGGAGGATTACACTCAACGGATGTCGGCACTTGAGAAGAAGTTCCAGCAGGCAATTAGAgataaggtaattaatttgttttaattttgtgtgcAATTGTTACTTCCATCATGTAGTGAAAATATACATGCATATCAAGaggttttgaatttgaattcttACTTGGGGAACACTTTGTGTGGATTTTCTAATGCAATTTGCACTTATTCCTGAATGGGTTTCAAGTAGGGGCCCAGTTACAAAAACTAAGAATATTTCTTTGCAATATgcctaaaaatatatgttgccCTAACCCTTAAGGTCAAATAGCAGTGGAATAAAGGCTTATGGAAGTAGAAGAATTTTGTGGTACAGTTCAATCATTTTTTTCAGTGGTACCaaattaagatatttaattgtttatgtaaatatttgactgatcatttacaatgtttattcatatgaaattattttgtgtattacAGTGATATTATgcacaatacaaaaaaatgctaGAGAtccacataagtgtgtcatAATTTATTGCTTGTGT containing:
- the LOC115453007 gene encoding uncharacterized Golgi apparatus membrane protein-like protein CG5021 isoform X2; the encoded protein is MNNPAMNSATVPLLDDDTVAFGEEDNANKQFVHPYIVFFHMVFRCAALVVYVLCNWFSDSFIASFVLIVLLLSADFWTVKNISGRLLVGLRWWNYVDDNGKSHWVFESRQNRINPNESRLFWMGLILCPLIWTMFFIICLFAFNFKWMLVVLIALTLTGANLYGYIKCKFGAKESIKSATTEFVKKQIFQNAPAFMFSQPTPPTTNNTGVI
- the LOC115446435 gene encoding E3 ubiquitin-protein ligase ZNRF1, which produces MGAKASTANGGQSPRARTFSTSSSSDVVSGGAGFSLLRAIPGIQISNDRQRARSLSSVPDLHASHEAIAIPPNSQSYEASAAASPDTDSSSNEETGPVPGPSLALGRVYAAHSLPSHIWSINGIKCPVCSKFVLPDDIECHLVMCLTRPRLSYNEDVLSDSKGECVICLEELSAGDTIARLPCLCIYHKGCIDQWFEVNRSCPEHPGD
- the LOC115453007 gene encoding uncharacterized Golgi apparatus membrane protein-like protein CG5021 isoform X1; amino-acid sequence: MNNPAMNSATPGVPQVPLLDDDTVAFGEEDNANKQFVHPYIVFFHMVFRCAALVVYVLCNWFSDSFIASFVLIVLLLSADFWTVKNISGRLLVGLRWWNYVDDNGKSHWVFESRQNRINPNESRLFWMGLILCPLIWTMFFIICLFAFNFKWMLVVLIALTLTGANLYGYIKCKFGAKESIKSATTEFVKKQIFQNAPAFMFSQPTPPTTNNTGVI